The following are encoded in a window of Urocitellus parryii isolate mUroPar1 chromosome 7, mUroPar1.hap1, whole genome shotgun sequence genomic DNA:
- the Mink1 gene encoding misshapen-like kinase 1 isoform X2: MGDPAPARSLDDIDLSALRDPAGIFELVEVVGNGTYGQVYKGRHVKTGQLAAIKVMDVTEDEEEEIKQEINMLKKYSHHRNIATYYGAFIKKSPPGNDDQLWLVMEFCGAGSVTDLVKNTKGNALKEDCIAYICREILRGLAHLHAHKVIHRDIKGQNVLLTENAEVKLVDFGVSAQLDRTVGRRNTFIGTPYWMAPEVIACDENPDATYDYRSDIWSLGITAIEMAEGAPPLCDMHPMRALFLIPRNPPPRLKSKKWSKKFIDFIDTCLIKTYLSRPPTEQLLKFPFIRDQPTERQVRIQLKDHIDRSRKKRGEKEETEYEYSGSEEEDDSHGEEGEPSSIMNVPGESTLRREFLRLQQENKSNSEALKQQQQLQQQQQRDPEAHIKHLLHQRQRRIEEQKEERRRVEEQQRREREQRKLQEKEQQRRLEDMQALRREEERRQAEREQEYIRHRLEEEQRQLEILQQQLLQEQALLLEYKRKQLEEQRQSERLQRQLQQEHAYLKSLQQQQQQQQLQKQQQQQILPGDRKPLYHYGRGINPADKPAWAREVEERTRMNKQQNSPLAKTKPSSTGPEPPTPQASPGPPGPLSQTPPMQRPVEPQEGPHKSLVAHRVPLKPYAAPVPRSQSLQDQPTRNLAAFPASHDPDPAVPTPTATPSARGAVIRQNSDPTSEGPGPSPNPPSWVRPDNEAPPKVPQRTSSIATALNTSGAGGSRPAQAVRARPRSNSAWQIYLQRRAERGTPKPPGPPAQPPGPPNASSNPDLRRSDPGWERSDSVLPASHGHLPQAGSLERNRNRVGASTKLDSSPVLSPGNKAKPDDHRSRPGRPASYKRAIGEDFVLLKERTLDEAPRPPKKAMDYSSSSEEVESSEDDEEEGDGEPSEGSRDTPGGRDGDTDSVSTMVVHDVEEIAGTQPPYGGGTMVVQRTPEEERSLLHADSNGYTNLPDVVQPSHSPTENSKGQSPPSKDGGSDYQSRGLVKAPGKSSFTMFVDLGIYQPGGSGDTIPITALVGGEGGRLDQLQYDVRKGSVVNVNPTNTRSHSETPEIRKYKKRFNSEILCAALWGVNLLVGTENGLMLLDRSGQGKVYGLIGRRRFQQMDVLEGLNLLITISGKRNKLRVYYLSWLRNKILHNDPEVEKKQGWTTVGDMEGCGHYRVVKYERIKFLVIALKSSVEVYAWAPKPYHKFMAFKSFADLPHRPLLVDLTVEEGQRLKVIYGSSAGFHAVDVDSGNSYDIYIPVHIQSQITPHAIIFLPNTDGMEMLLCYEDEGVYVNTYGRIIKDVVLQWGEMPTSVAYICSNQIMGWGEKAIEIRSVETGHLDGVFMHKRAQRLKFLCERNDKVFFASVRSGGSSQVYFMTLNRNCIMNW; the protein is encoded by the exons GACCCTGCTGGAATCTTTGAGCTGGTGGAGGTGGTTGGCAATGGAACCTATGGACAGGTGTACAAG GGTCGGCATGTCAAGACTGGGCAGCTGGCTGCCATCAAGGTCATGGATGTCACAGAG GACGAAGAGGAAGAGATCAAACAGGAAATCAATATGTTGAAGAAGTACTCTCACCATCGCAACATTGCCACCTACTATGGAGCCTTCATCAAGAAGAGCCCGCCTGGGAATGATGACCAGCTCTGG CTGGTGATGGAGTTCTGTGGTGCTGGTTCAGTGACTGACCTGGTAAAGAACACAAAAGGGAACGCCCTGAAGGAGGACTGTATCGCCTACATCTGCAGGGAGATTCTCAGG GGTCTGGCCCATCTCCATGCCCACAAGGTGATCCATCGAGACATCAAAGGGCAGAATGTGCTGCTGACAGAGAATGCTGAGGTCAAGCTAG TGGATTTTGGGGTGAGTGCTCAGCTGGACCGCACTGTGGGCAGGCGGAACACTTTCATTGGGACCCCATACTGGATGGCCCCGGAGGTTATCGCCTGTGATGAGAATCCTGATGCCACCTACGATTACAGG AGTGACATTTGGTCTCTAGGAATTACAGCCATCGAGATGGCAGAGGGAGCCCCCC CTCTGTGTGACATGCATCCAATGCGAGCCCTCTTCCTCATCCCTCGGAACCCTCCTCCCAGGCTCAAGTCCAAGAAATG GTCTAAGAAGTTCATTGACTTCATTGACACCTGTCTCATCAAGACTTATCTGAGCCGCCCGCCAACGGAACAGCTGCTCAAGTTTCCCTTCATCCGCGACCAGCCCACGGAGCGGCAGGTCCGCATCCAGCTTAAGGACCACATTGACCGGTCCCGGAAGAAGCGGGGTGAGAAAG AGGAGACAGAATATGAGTACAGCGGCAGTGAAGAAGAAGATGACAGTCATGGAGAGGAAGGAGAGCCAAG CTCCATCATGAATGTGCCTGGGGAGTCCACGCTACGCAGGGAATTCCTCCGACTCCAGCAGGAGAATAAGAGCAACTCCGAGGCTTTAAAGcaacagcagcagctgcagcagcagcaacaacgaGACCCCGAGGCACACATCAAACACTTGCTACACCAGCGGCAACGTCGAAtagaggagcagaaggaggagcgGCGGCGGGTTGAAGAG CAACAGCGGCGGGAGCGAGAACAGCGGAAGCTGCAGGAGAAGGAGCAGCAGCGGAGATTGGAGGACATGCAGGCCCTGCGGAGGGAGGAGGAGCGGCGGCAGGCAGAGCGGGAGCAG gaATATATTCGTCACAGGCTAGAGGAGGAGCAGCGACAGCTCGAGATCCTTCAGCAACAGCTGCTCCAGGAACAGGCCCTACTGCTG GAATACAAGCGGAAGCAGCTGGAGGAGCAGAGGCAATCAGAACGGCTCCAGCGGCAGCTGCAGCAGGAGCATGCCTACCTCAAGtccctgcagcagcagcagcagcagcagcagcttcagaagcagcagcagcagcagatccTGCCTGGGGACAGGAAGCCTCTGTATCATTATGGTCGAGGCATTAATCCCGCTGATAAGCCAGCCTGGGCCCGAGAG GTGGAAGAAAGAACAAGGATGAACAAGCAGCAGAACTCTCCCTTGGCCAAGACGAAGCCAAGCAGCACAGGGCCGGAGCCCCCAACCCCCCAGGCCTCTCCTGGCCCTCCAGGACCCCTTTCCCAAACTCCTCCTATGCAGAGGCCGGTGGAGCCCCAGGAGGGACCGCACAAG AGCCTGGTGGCACACCGGGTCCCACTGAAGCCATATGCAGCACCTGTACCCCGATCCCAGTCCCTGCAGGACCAGCCCACCCGAAACCTGGCTGCCTTCCCAGCCTCCCACGACCCTGACCCAGCAGTCCCTACACCAACTGCCACTCCCAGTGCCCGCGGAGCTGTCATTCGCCAGAATTCAGACCCCACCTCCGAAGGGCCTGGACCCAGCCCGAATCCCCCCTCCTGGGTCCGGCCAGATAATGAGGCCCCACCCAAG GTGCCTCAGAGGACCTCATCTATTGCCACTGCCCTTAACACCAGTGGGGCCGGAGGGTCCCGGCCAGCTCAAGCTGTCCGTGCCAG ACCTCGCAGCAACTCCGCCTGGCAAATCTATCTGCAAAGGCGGGCAGAGCGGGGCACCCCCAAGCCTCCAGGGCCCCCTGCTCAGCCCCCTGGCCCGCCCAACGCCTCTAG CAACCCTGACCTCAGGAGGAGTGACCCAGGCTGGGAGCGTTCGGACAGCGTCCTCCCTGCCTCTCATGGGCACCTCCCCCAGGCTGGCTCATTGGAGCGAAACCGAAACCGAGTGGGAG CCTCCACCAAACTGGACAGCTCCCCAGTGCTCTCCCCTGGGAACAAAGCCAAGCCTGATGACCACCGCTCACGGCCAGGCCGGCCCGCA AGCTATAAGCGAGCGATTGGTGAG GATTTTGTGTTACTCAAAGAGCGAACCTTGGATGAGGCCCCGCGGCCTCCCAAGAAAGCCATGGACTATTCATCATCCAGTGAGGAGGTGGAGAGCAGCGAAGATGATGAGGAAGAAGGCGATGGCGAACCATCAGAGGGGAGCAGAGACACCCCTGGGGGCCG CGATGGAGACACAGACAGTGTCAGCACCATGGTGGTTCATGACGTCGAGGAGATAGCCGGGACTCAGCCCCCATATGGGGGTGGCACCATGGTGGTTCAGCGT ACTCCCGAAGAGGAGCGAAGCCTGCTGCATGCTGATAGCAATGGCTACACAAACCTTCCAGATGTGGTTCAGCCCAGCCACTCGCCAACCGAGAACAGCAAAGGTCAAAGCCCCCCCTCCAAGGATGGGGGCAGTGAT TACCAGTCTCGTGGACTAGTAAAGGCCCCTGGCAAGAGCTCGTTCACCATGTTTGTGGATCTAGGGATCTACCAGCCAGGAGGCAGTGGGGACACCATTCCTATCACAG CCCTAGTAGGTGGAGAAGGAGGTCGGCTAGATCAGCTACAGTATGACGTGAGGAAGGGCTCTGTGGTCAATGTGAACCCCACCAACACCCGGTCTCACAGTGAAACTCCCGAGATTCGCAAGTACAAGAAACGATTCAATTCTGAGATCCTCTGTGCAGCCCTTTGGG GGGTCAACCTGCTGGTGGGCACAGAGAATGGGTTGATGTTGCTGGATCGAAGCGGGCAGGGCAAGGTGTATGGGCTCATTGGGCGGCGACGCTTCCAGCAAATGGACGTACTGGAAGGGCTCAACTTGCTCATCACCATCTCAG GGAAAAGGAACAAATTGCGGGTGTATTACCTGTCCTGGCTCCGGAACAAGATTCTGCACAATGACCCAGAAGTGGAGAAGAAGCAGGGCTGGACCACTGTGGGGGACATGGAGGGCTGCGGGCACTATCGTGTCG TGAAATATGAGCGTATTAAGTTCCTGGTCATTGCCCTGAAGAGTTCAGTGGAGGTGTACGCCTGGGCCCCCAAGCCCTACCACAAATTCATGGCCTTCAAG TCCTTTGCTGACCTCCCTCACCGTCCTCTGCTGGTTGACCTGACAGTAGAGGAAGGACAGCGGCTCAAGGTCATCTATGGCTCCAGTGCCGGCTTCCATGCTGTGGATGTAGACTCGGGGAACAGCTACGACATCTACATCCCTGTGCAT ATCCAGAGCCAGATCACGCCCCACGCCATCATCTTCCT
- the Mink1 gene encoding misshapen-like kinase 1 isoform X8, with protein sequence MGDPAPARSLDDIDLSALRDPAGIFELVEVVGNGTYGQVYKGRHVKTGQLAAIKVMDVTEDEEEEIKQEINMLKKYSHHRNIATYYGAFIKKSPPGNDDQLWLVMEFCGAGSVTDLVKNTKGNALKEDCIAYICREILRGLAHLHAHKVIHRDIKGQNVLLTENAEVKLVDFGVSAQLDRTVGRRNTFIGTPYWMAPEVIACDENPDATYDYRSDIWSLGITAIEMAEGAPPLCDMHPMRALFLIPRNPPPRLKSKKWSKKFIDFIDTCLIKTYLSRPPTEQLLKFPFIRDQPTERQVRIQLKDHIDRSRKKRGEKEETEYEYSGSEEEDDSHGEEGEPSSIMNVPGESTLRREFLRLQQENKSNSEALKQQQQLQQQQQRDPEAHIKHLLHQRQRRIEEQKEERRRVEEQQRREREQRKLQEKEQQRRLEDMQALRREEERRQAEREQEYKRKQLEEQRQSERLQRQLQQEHAYLKSLQQQQQQQQLQKQQQQQILPGDRKPLYHYGRGINPADKPAWAREVEERTRMNKQQNSPLAKTKPSSTGPEPPTPQASPGPPGPLSQTPPMQRPVEPQEGPHKSLVAHRVPLKPYAAPVPRSQSLQDQPTRNLAAFPASHDPDPAVPTPTATPSARGAVIRQNSDPTSEGPGPSPNPPSWVRPDNEAPPKVPQRTSSIATALNTSGAGGSRPAQAVRARPRSNSAWQIYLQRRAERGTPKPPGPPAQPPGPPNASSNPDLRRSDPGWERSDSVLPASHGHLPQAGSLERNRNRVGASTKLDSSPVLSPGNKAKPDDHRSRPGRPADFVLLKERTLDEAPRPPKKAMDYSSSSEEVESSEDDEEEGDGEPSEGSRDTPGGRSDGDTDSVSTMVVHDVEEIAGTQPPYGGGTMVVQRTPEEERSLLHADSNGYTNLPDVVQPSHSPTENSKGQSPPSKDGGSDYQSRGLVKAPGKSSFTMFVDLGIYQPGGSGDTIPITALVGGEGGRLDQLQYDVRKGSVVNVNPTNTRSHSETPEIRKYKKRFNSEILCAALWGVNLLVGTENGLMLLDRSGQGKVYGLIGRRRFQQMDVLEGLNLLITISGKRNKLRVYYLSWLRNKILHNDPEVEKKQGWTTVGDMEGCGHYRVVKYERIKFLVIALKSSVEVYAWAPKPYHKFMAFKSFADLPHRPLLVDLTVEEGQRLKVIYGSSAGFHAVDVDSGNSYDIYIPVHIQSQITPHAIIFLPNTDGMEMLLCYEDEGVYVNTYGRIIKDVVLQWGEMPTSVAYICSNQIMGWGEKAIEIRSVETGHLDGVFMHKRAQRLKFLCERNDKVFFASVRSGGSSQVYFMTLNRNCIMNW encoded by the exons GACCCTGCTGGAATCTTTGAGCTGGTGGAGGTGGTTGGCAATGGAACCTATGGACAGGTGTACAAG GGTCGGCATGTCAAGACTGGGCAGCTGGCTGCCATCAAGGTCATGGATGTCACAGAG GACGAAGAGGAAGAGATCAAACAGGAAATCAATATGTTGAAGAAGTACTCTCACCATCGCAACATTGCCACCTACTATGGAGCCTTCATCAAGAAGAGCCCGCCTGGGAATGATGACCAGCTCTGG CTGGTGATGGAGTTCTGTGGTGCTGGTTCAGTGACTGACCTGGTAAAGAACACAAAAGGGAACGCCCTGAAGGAGGACTGTATCGCCTACATCTGCAGGGAGATTCTCAGG GGTCTGGCCCATCTCCATGCCCACAAGGTGATCCATCGAGACATCAAAGGGCAGAATGTGCTGCTGACAGAGAATGCTGAGGTCAAGCTAG TGGATTTTGGGGTGAGTGCTCAGCTGGACCGCACTGTGGGCAGGCGGAACACTTTCATTGGGACCCCATACTGGATGGCCCCGGAGGTTATCGCCTGTGATGAGAATCCTGATGCCACCTACGATTACAGG AGTGACATTTGGTCTCTAGGAATTACAGCCATCGAGATGGCAGAGGGAGCCCCCC CTCTGTGTGACATGCATCCAATGCGAGCCCTCTTCCTCATCCCTCGGAACCCTCCTCCCAGGCTCAAGTCCAAGAAATG GTCTAAGAAGTTCATTGACTTCATTGACACCTGTCTCATCAAGACTTATCTGAGCCGCCCGCCAACGGAACAGCTGCTCAAGTTTCCCTTCATCCGCGACCAGCCCACGGAGCGGCAGGTCCGCATCCAGCTTAAGGACCACATTGACCGGTCCCGGAAGAAGCGGGGTGAGAAAG AGGAGACAGAATATGAGTACAGCGGCAGTGAAGAAGAAGATGACAGTCATGGAGAGGAAGGAGAGCCAAG CTCCATCATGAATGTGCCTGGGGAGTCCACGCTACGCAGGGAATTCCTCCGACTCCAGCAGGAGAATAAGAGCAACTCCGAGGCTTTAAAGcaacagcagcagctgcagcagcagcaacaacgaGACCCCGAGGCACACATCAAACACTTGCTACACCAGCGGCAACGTCGAAtagaggagcagaaggaggagcgGCGGCGGGTTGAAGAG CAACAGCGGCGGGAGCGAGAACAGCGGAAGCTGCAGGAGAAGGAGCAGCAGCGGAGATTGGAGGACATGCAGGCCCTGCGGAGGGAGGAGGAGCGGCGGCAGGCAGAGCGGGAGCAG GAATACAAGCGGAAGCAGCTGGAGGAGCAGAGGCAATCAGAACGGCTCCAGCGGCAGCTGCAGCAGGAGCATGCCTACCTCAAGtccctgcagcagcagcagcagcagcagcagcttcagaagcagcagcagcagcagatccTGCCTGGGGACAGGAAGCCTCTGTATCATTATGGTCGAGGCATTAATCCCGCTGATAAGCCAGCCTGGGCCCGAGAG GTGGAAGAAAGAACAAGGATGAACAAGCAGCAGAACTCTCCCTTGGCCAAGACGAAGCCAAGCAGCACAGGGCCGGAGCCCCCAACCCCCCAGGCCTCTCCTGGCCCTCCAGGACCCCTTTCCCAAACTCCTCCTATGCAGAGGCCGGTGGAGCCCCAGGAGGGACCGCACAAG AGCCTGGTGGCACACCGGGTCCCACTGAAGCCATATGCAGCACCTGTACCCCGATCCCAGTCCCTGCAGGACCAGCCCACCCGAAACCTGGCTGCCTTCCCAGCCTCCCACGACCCTGACCCAGCAGTCCCTACACCAACTGCCACTCCCAGTGCCCGCGGAGCTGTCATTCGCCAGAATTCAGACCCCACCTCCGAAGGGCCTGGACCCAGCCCGAATCCCCCCTCCTGGGTCCGGCCAGATAATGAGGCCCCACCCAAG GTGCCTCAGAGGACCTCATCTATTGCCACTGCCCTTAACACCAGTGGGGCCGGAGGGTCCCGGCCAGCTCAAGCTGTCCGTGCCAG ACCTCGCAGCAACTCCGCCTGGCAAATCTATCTGCAAAGGCGGGCAGAGCGGGGCACCCCCAAGCCTCCAGGGCCCCCTGCTCAGCCCCCTGGCCCGCCCAACGCCTCTAG CAACCCTGACCTCAGGAGGAGTGACCCAGGCTGGGAGCGTTCGGACAGCGTCCTCCCTGCCTCTCATGGGCACCTCCCCCAGGCTGGCTCATTGGAGCGAAACCGAAACCGAGTGGGAG CCTCCACCAAACTGGACAGCTCCCCAGTGCTCTCCCCTGGGAACAAAGCCAAGCCTGATGACCACCGCTCACGGCCAGGCCGGCCCGCA GATTTTGTGTTACTCAAAGAGCGAACCTTGGATGAGGCCCCGCGGCCTCCCAAGAAAGCCATGGACTATTCATCATCCAGTGAGGAGGTGGAGAGCAGCGAAGATGATGAGGAAGAAGGCGATGGCGAACCATCAGAGGGGAGCAGAGACACCCCTGGGGGCCG CAGCGATGGAGACACAGACAGTGTCAGCACCATGGTGGTTCATGACGTCGAGGAGATAGCCGGGACTCAGCCCCCATATGGGGGTGGCACCATGGTGGTTCAGCGT ACTCCCGAAGAGGAGCGAAGCCTGCTGCATGCTGATAGCAATGGCTACACAAACCTTCCAGATGTGGTTCAGCCCAGCCACTCGCCAACCGAGAACAGCAAAGGTCAAAGCCCCCCCTCCAAGGATGGGGGCAGTGAT TACCAGTCTCGTGGACTAGTAAAGGCCCCTGGCAAGAGCTCGTTCACCATGTTTGTGGATCTAGGGATCTACCAGCCAGGAGGCAGTGGGGACACCATTCCTATCACAG CCCTAGTAGGTGGAGAAGGAGGTCGGCTAGATCAGCTACAGTATGACGTGAGGAAGGGCTCTGTGGTCAATGTGAACCCCACCAACACCCGGTCTCACAGTGAAACTCCCGAGATTCGCAAGTACAAGAAACGATTCAATTCTGAGATCCTCTGTGCAGCCCTTTGGG GGGTCAACCTGCTGGTGGGCACAGAGAATGGGTTGATGTTGCTGGATCGAAGCGGGCAGGGCAAGGTGTATGGGCTCATTGGGCGGCGACGCTTCCAGCAAATGGACGTACTGGAAGGGCTCAACTTGCTCATCACCATCTCAG GGAAAAGGAACAAATTGCGGGTGTATTACCTGTCCTGGCTCCGGAACAAGATTCTGCACAATGACCCAGAAGTGGAGAAGAAGCAGGGCTGGACCACTGTGGGGGACATGGAGGGCTGCGGGCACTATCGTGTCG TGAAATATGAGCGTATTAAGTTCCTGGTCATTGCCCTGAAGAGTTCAGTGGAGGTGTACGCCTGGGCCCCCAAGCCCTACCACAAATTCATGGCCTTCAAG TCCTTTGCTGACCTCCCTCACCGTCCTCTGCTGGTTGACCTGACAGTAGAGGAAGGACAGCGGCTCAAGGTCATCTATGGCTCCAGTGCCGGCTTCCATGCTGTGGATGTAGACTCGGGGAACAGCTACGACATCTACATCCCTGTGCAT ATCCAGAGCCAGATCACGCCCCACGCCATCATCTTCCT